A genomic region of Desulfosarcina ovata subsp. ovata contains the following coding sequences:
- a CDS encoding NAD(P)/FAD-dependent oxidoreductase: MPEAITLVLSPAEAADLDTIRRSARRKLGHPVAADRIVFTRRSIDARKRPIRVNLGLSVYDDNEPMDAQCPVFQYRNVATAEPVLIVGAGPAGLFAALRLLELGLKPVVVERGKPVGPRRRDVAALNRRGILDSDSNYAFGEGGAGTFSDGKLYTRSKKRGDHKRVLQRFYQHGADAAILYEAHAHIGSNRLPGIVQAMRETILRHGGEIHFQQAVVGLTIIGGRIAGAVLRDGGRLAARAVILATGHSARDVYGMLLRQGIALEAKAFAMGVRVEHPQELIDRIQYHGQPRGDHLPAAAYRLVQQVDGRGVYSFCMCPGGFIVPASTEPDRLVVNGMSFAKRNSPFANAGIVVEITLDDIPGLTSGGPLAGLDYQETLERLAFQNGGGGVVAPAQRLADFVAGRPSSTLPKCSYPPGVTASPLSAWLPAPIGRRLQAGFKAFDRRLKGFLTNDAVVVGVESRTSSPVRIPRHPQTLQHIDLDGLFPCGEGAGYAGGIVSCAVDGERAAEAVVSYLI, from the coding sequence ATGCCGGAGGCGATCACGCTGGTGCTGTCACCCGCCGAGGCGGCGGATTTGGACACGATCCGTCGGTCAGCCAGGCGTAAGCTGGGCCATCCGGTCGCAGCAGACCGGATCGTGTTCACGCGGCGATCCATTGACGCCAGAAAGCGTCCCATCCGGGTCAACCTCGGACTCAGTGTATACGATGACAATGAGCCCATGGATGCGCAGTGTCCCGTATTTCAATACCGGAATGTGGCGACCGCTGAACCAGTGCTCATTGTCGGGGCCGGGCCTGCGGGGTTGTTCGCCGCCCTGCGGCTGCTCGAGTTGGGCCTCAAACCGGTGGTCGTCGAGCGGGGCAAACCGGTGGGTCCGCGTCGCCGGGATGTGGCCGCGCTGAACCGACGCGGTATTCTGGACAGCGACTCCAATTACGCCTTTGGCGAGGGCGGCGCGGGAACCTTCTCCGACGGCAAGCTCTACACCCGATCCAAAAAGCGGGGTGATCATAAACGCGTTCTGCAGCGATTTTACCAGCACGGTGCCGATGCCGCGATCCTTTACGAGGCCCATGCCCACATCGGCTCCAACCGGCTGCCCGGCATTGTGCAGGCCATGCGCGAAACGATCCTCCGACATGGCGGCGAGATCCACTTTCAGCAGGCGGTGGTGGGACTGACCATCATAGGTGGGCGGATCGCTGGAGCTGTTCTTAGGGATGGCGGCCGTCTGGCGGCCCGGGCGGTCATTTTGGCCACCGGTCACAGTGCCCGGGATGTTTACGGCATGCTTTTGCGCCAGGGAATTGCGCTGGAAGCCAAGGCCTTTGCCATGGGCGTGCGCGTGGAACACCCCCAGGAGCTCATTGACCGCATCCAGTACCACGGCCAGCCCCGGGGCGATCATCTGCCGGCCGCCGCCTACCGTCTGGTCCAACAGGTGGACGGCCGCGGGGTATACAGCTTCTGCATGTGTCCCGGCGGGTTTATCGTGCCGGCGTCCACCGAACCCGATCGCCTGGTGGTCAATGGCATGTCTTTCGCCAAACGCAATTCGCCGTTTGCCAATGCCGGTATCGTGGTGGAGATCACCCTGGACGACATTCCCGGGCTGACGTCCGGAGGCCCGCTGGCCGGGCTGGATTACCAGGAGACCCTTGAAAGGCTGGCTTTTCAGAATGGCGGTGGCGGAGTAGTGGCGCCGGCCCAGCGCCTGGCCGATTTTGTTGCCGGCAGGCCCTCCAGCACGCTGCCGAAGTGCTCCTACCCGCCAGGGGTGACGGCCTCACCGCTTTCCGCTTGGCTTCCCGCGCCCATTGGCCGTCGTTTGCAGGCCGGATTCAAAGCTTTTGATCGACGGTTGAAAGGTTTTCTCACCAACGACGCGGTGGTCGTGGGGGTGGAATCGCGAACCTCGTCGCCGGTCAGAATTCCGCGACATCCGCAGACATTGCAGCACATCGACCTGGACGGGCTGTTTCCCTGCGGCGAGGGGGCCGGGTATGCCGGCGGTATCGTTTCCTGCGCCGTGGACGGCGAGCGGGCGGCCGAGGCGGTGGTGAGCTATCTGATCTGA
- a CDS encoding molecular chaperone DnaJ: MEKILALSFLITIGVTIFMEGLHKHVPKAYIYLPMGFALMVEILQMRYEHNRQRLKG; this comes from the coding sequence ATGGAGAAGATTCTGGCGCTCTCATTTCTGATTACCATCGGCGTGACCATTTTTATGGAGGGGCTACACAAGCATGTGCCCAAGGCCTATATCTATTTGCCCATGGGCTTTGCCCTGATGGTTGAGATTCTGCAGATGCGCTACGAGCACAACCGGCAGCGGCTGAAAGGCTGA
- a CDS encoding DUF3617 domain-containing protein, which yields MMSRTLMVVAFLGWVVVVGGTLAHAGTEIDLQDGMWEITSQVNMQGMTVPPVTFSQCITKENAVPQSSSPGQEDCTITDMQTVGSTVSWTMQCNTQGGAMTGKGKITYHGDRFDGEMKTETMGMVMITKMSGKRTGPCK from the coding sequence ATGATGTCGAGAACGCTGATGGTGGTGGCTTTTCTAGGTTGGGTGGTGGTGGTCGGCGGCACGCTTGCCCATGCCGGGACTGAGATCGATCTGCAGGATGGCATGTGGGAAATTACATCCCAGGTCAACATGCAGGGCATGACCGTTCCGCCGGTCACTTTTTCCCAGTGTATCACCAAGGAAAATGCCGTGCCCCAAAGCAGTTCGCCCGGCCAGGAGGACTGCACGATCACGGATATGCAGACGGTTGGTAGCACGGTGTCATGGACGATGCAATGTAATACGCAAGGGGGGGCGATGACCGGCAAGGGCAAAATCACTTACCATGGCGACCGTTTTGATGGCGAGATGAAGACGGAGACCATGGGGATGGTAATGATCACCAAAATGAGCGGAAAACGGACCGGCCCCTGCAAGTAG